The genomic region acgacttgtttaaactgcttccatacctccgactttcctccacacttgctcaaagttaattctcctgtttttctttttttctttacatcttcaagctcccggtgtgatgcgtgcgagaggaggagactccgcgcatgaagtgctgcattttgtaactgcagcctaacttttgtacacatttgttacttttatatagcctatatatatatatatatatatatatatatatatatttataatatttctgattatggcatagctatctccccacccaaataggataataaggtaatggattaaaaaaaaaaaaaaaaattgcttgatcaagggtccggcccaggcgcCGTCCagcccgggcccggcccggcccgaggatgtggcggaaaataacggcccgagcccgacccgaggtccggtcgggctcgggtcgggctcgggcttgggccgagaatctaaactctaatgcAGATGGTCATTCCATAGGCCTAGTGTCAAGAAACGATTTGGCTTCTTTAGCGCATTTGAACTGGAATACTAAGTCATTTTACAATAGTTAACATATTCAGGACCTTGTCGTCAAATAGGCTGAATAGTTGTCATGATTACAGAAATGTGCACACTCACATTCACCAGAACAACCCCTCAttgatttcattgttttattcatACAGAGATTCTTGCTGCATGCCAGCGAAAAGTCAAATCCAAGTTACATAAGATGTTCCAGcttgtgtttgaggggattgctaaagcaggacACAAAACCTCTttgaatcagatgttcacagagatctacatcacaaagggagggactgcagaggtcaatgatgaacatgaggtcagacagattgaaacaacattcaggaaaccagacagaccagaaacaactATCAGATGAGAAGACAGCTTTAAAACtccacctggaagagatgaaccaatcagaacagtgatgacaacGGGAGTGGCTGGCATTGGGAatacagtcttaacacagaagttcactctggactgggctgaagacaaagccaaccaggacatccagttcacatttccattcaccttcagagagcttaatgtgctgaaagaggaaaagtacagcttggtggaacttgttcatttgttctttagtgaaaccaaagaagcaggaatcggcaggtttgaagagttcccGGTTGTGTTAATCTTTGACGGGCTGGATGAGTTTCGACCtcctctggacttcctcaaCACTAAAATCCTGACTGgtgttacagagtccacctcagtgaatgtgctgctgacaaacctcatcagggggaaactgcttcgctctgctcgcctctggataaccactaCCTGCAGGAGCCAATCAGATtcctcctgagtgtgttgacatggtgacagaggtcagagggttcactgacccacagaaggaggagtacttcaagaagagattcagagatgaggagcaggccgacagaatcatctcccacatcaagacatcacaaAGCCTCGACATCATGTgtcacatcccagtcttctgcttgatcactgctacagttctggaggacgtgttgaagaccggagagggaggagagctgcccaagaccctgactgagatgtacgtccacttcctggtggttcagtccaaagtgaAGAACATCAAGTACGATGGAGGAGCTGAGATGGATCCACACTGGAGTCCAGAGAGCAGGAGAATGAtcgagtctctgggaaaactggcttttgagcagctgcagaaaggcaatctgatcttctatgaatcagacctgacagagtgtggcattgatatcagagcagcctcagtgtactcaggagtgttcacacagatatttaaagaggagagaggaagactGTACCATACCAAGGTGTTCAGCTtcatccatctgagtgttcaggagtttctggctgctcttcatgtccatctgacattcaccAACTCCGGAGCCAACCTGCTGTCAGGAAAACAAACATTATCATGGCTGGCTAAAgtcttcagaaaaaaacaaaaacctctctaccagagtgctgtggacaagtCCTTACatagtccaaatggacacctggacttgttcctccgcttcctcctgggtctttctctgcagaccaatcagaatctcctacgaggtctgatgacacagacaggaagtagctcagTGACCAATCAGGAAACCGTTgagtacatcaagaagaagatcagtgagaatctgtctgaagagagaagcatcaatctgttccactgtctgaatgaactgaatgattgTTCCCTAGTGGAGCAGATCCAACAGTCCCTGAGATCAGGACGTCTCTCCACAGAtgaactgtctcctgctcagtggtcagctctggtcttcaccttactgtcatcagaaaaagatctggacgtgtttgacctgaagaaatactctgcttcagaggaggctcttctgaggctgctgccagtggtcaaagcctccaaaaaagctctgtatgtgtgatttattcatcataaaatacactgatatctttcaacaggagttaaggcgagacacggcaggcaaaaacatcgtttttttttcactggtcaattttgagattttgggctatttggcttcaataacatgtcttctttcagacttgtggtgaaataaagtccgaaatacacatttaggtctttattttacaccactttgtctgtttgcgtcgGTAGATTTCACCTAAATACAACAAAAGTTAGCGTTCTAAATCATCCCGCTGCTCCGtgatcgctgtctgcaccctgtcatcacatagaccgttggaaagctctctttctcttgtacaatgctgtcggatccaaatatggtcatttcctttttatcagcaaccaatcgtgaaagtaaaaggggggatttaactaaaaatgcgcaatctcattggctgatgccaatttctgacaacgtgattcgttcagaatggtcacgtgacgcactctgacatttccgcggtagctcaaaatgctgaaagaagtgcgtcgaaaacggccgaaaatcacgtcagagaagacgaaaacagttgtcattagcaagaagacacaggggatcacaaactaagacagcagatgatgaaatgacttcacatagtacgtcgatgtttaaactatcgttcagaaaacaggagtgttcagacagcagaggtaatcagactctctctctctctctctctctctctctctctctctctctctctcacacacatacagttttgtataatataattactatataataggctactaaacagatctgtaattttgggatcctaagtggtgtgagtccctcaggctgtagcaggcagatccatatgtagctgtcagtggagctgctgtcacctctcctaggagaactaccagcttctcttctggtcttaactttttttggctattttttcaaagtgtaattctcttagtgaagatagtttttcccagtggaggaggaagtgcatctctgtctgacccagctggtggtcactgagcctgtgagttataattagttttgttctgttgtgttatgaaccagtgctgatgggagcctggttagttatcttcaccatcagctgactgagaggactggttctggttagttatcttcaccatcagctgactgagaggactggttctggttagttatcttcaccatcagctgactgagaggactggttctggttagttatcttcaccatcagctgactgagaggactggttctggttagttatcttcaccatcagctgactgaggggactgttttgtgggaaaagtaagctggagcagcagcagtatggccatctccaccttgatgaaggtgcctctgatgctttctgttatggagaagttgtggcttcagagctcagttgtgacggtcaattcaatgagagaaactgatatgctcaggatCTCGAATGCTGAGGccgtcacagctgccagtgtaaaacatagtctagagtctaagcacagctaaaatacatatggtgctggaatggacaattagatttaaaaaaagctgtgacatctattgttggtcttgttctgtgtccatacaactgtctagcgtgggttttgtctgcaactttgtgcatgatacgccaatgttaattcattaagttactgcagttgtaggccttatatgcctgccattttattaaataatcaattttcatgagcttgaaatattctatattattatcactaagggcctgagcatttattctgtttttgagcaatttttccaatagaaatgtattaatttccactatttaaatctttaaatgccgttttctcaaaatgagttttttgtcattttccagtagaaacatctcagcctatgtagcacctatgtacaccaaactttccagttatacacttagtagtattctgaagatatttacagagggatttgttaataaatcattcctgccctgatttatgtgacattttaagcaaaaaaacatggcgaaaatcgatttttttagggctttggacagtatattttgatttcctaggtaatgaaagcagatatcctgaaatccctctgtaattttgttttcatcttgtgtgtaaacaaaatgaaaaaagaattttgcacctggctttatcatatgttcagatctatctactgaaaatatatgcaaaatcgcgcatatttaatgagaaaatgcctaatttgcataattaaacatacacatttcaaaaacttgtaatacattttttatatatacttgtgtaagtaatcaactgaggaagtttcatggagatatctattattttaaaattttagcctattcacctgtagtgtctcgccttaaatataaataacttgtttccttcctgttgtctctccagactgagtggctgtaatctgtctgagagaagctgtgaagctctgtcctcagttctcagctcccagtcctctagtttgagagagctggacctgagtaacaacaacctgcaggattcaggagggaagctgatctctgttggactgaagagtccacactgcacattggagactctcaggtctgATCAAGTTACTGTTTGTCTTTAATTTGAGATATTTCTATGAACTTTAAGCTTCATGGAATTCAAACAGCCCTTCTCATGTCAGGACTAACATTTTAATTgtgttggactgaagagtccacactgcacactggagactctcaggtcaggattcaTTAAACCATTCAACTGATGACCATTTAAACTCTGACTAACTTTAGTTGATAAAACAGCTGACGTGTAGCTTTGTGTCTGTTGACATGATTGGGCAGTAGTTTCAACACTCAGAGTTAATTTCCACTaacatttttcatcatttgcttttgtttttgaataATTAAATATCACACATTTAAAGGTGTATTCTTaatctggaccaaaatgtacttggacaacaaacaaacataaatcaCATGGCTCCACATGTTGACAGAGGGTTCCTGTGTGTTGGTCTGTGTatttgcagtctgtcaggctgtctgatctcagaggaaggctgttcttctctggtctcagctctgagctccaacccctcccatctgagagagctggacctgagctacaatcatccaggagactcaggagtgaaaCTTCTGTCAGCGGGACTGAAAGATCCtctctggagactggacactctcaggtacaaacactgatgAACAAAAAGGAGATATTTGTGTAGGAAGTTTTAAAGGAGAAAAACTCCAGGAACAAAAATGATAACTCCCTTTTGTTAATAATtaggctgtcaaacgattaatttttttttaatcgcgattaatcgctgaatttctatagttattTGCGATCAATCGCATGTtctatcacatgattaaaattctattattttgcatttcagaacagtttttaagtacatattaacaatagaaagcaattcttaccagtgtgggaatcaaatgaatgcaaagaaagttactttatgaacttcactttaagatttgtattagtttattatgtatttactgtaaacaaaagaagaaaaaagaaaaaaagaagggtactaaacaacagtcaggaacttgtttattgttaaggccatggtcaaaattaaagatttaataataatgtaataactataacaataatttatttcaccagtaaattgctgttacaGGCTACCTGTTTTAAGAGAACGCAACGTCTGTGTTGATTAATTCTGCCAACAGCAGCTGCCGCGCTGCCGAGCAGACTGTTACGTAccagtgttggaatcctctacagggaaatacaatcacactttacactgtttaatgttagctgtcagcattttaaccgtgtttaatccagctgctagctaaaggtaggctaacgttacctgctgtcaggtgtagtgtaaagtcaggcaccgaaattttcggTTTCAATAACAGGTCGgcgagtagcactctccaaaatagtgctttgcctgagcccactagcatcaacctgagtcatgttaactgtactatgcttagctcctaggtggtagctcaagcttgacgtgcttgggtgatattttaattcagctttagACAATGTGCCTATggctttggaaaataaaaaacgccattcagaattgtgttgctgctgcatttctccatcatgcctgcatcctgcagcagtaggatgtgttaggaggaagtatggcagcttaatgataagtaaaggtgtggcaaagggtcaaaatagtagcctgttaggcacgacgtgAAGCCaaatgaagtgaaaataaattaataaatggccgcatacgattaaaaaaaattaacgcgttatgctcggcccttaatcgcaacGCGATTAACAtcttaatgctgacagccctatcAATAATTGAAGCAGTTAGACAGATAGCTGTATGAAAAAGGAACTGTCTGTGATTTTAAGAAAtatcctttttttcctctttcccgGGATCAAATCAGTTTCAACTCTACAGAGAAAGGTCCAGAAcaggtttagcctagcttagcacaaagcaaTGTGCTTTCTACGTTGTGAGAAGAGTGTGTAGATGAAGCATTAATCTACTCTTTTGGCAGACTAGTTAGCTAGAGGTATAAAATGTCAGTTGCACGGACACATACACTGACGTCTGGACCAATTATTGTACAAAGTTCCTCTTGTGCTGGGAGAGTGCCGActcaaagttaaaaaagtccCTCAAAATGCTCTTTCCTAGTCCCTGTGGTGCAAAcacaatatatgtgtgtgtgtgagagtgatgtgatgttgatgtttctctacagagaaaggtaaactgttgcaccaaatgcttgctcttcgGGGAATTGTTGTTGGGTGTCTGTAAATGATGTGTGTGGCAGTGGCGCCAGCAGCCGTAATCCTGTACACACTGTGcgtaatttttgttttggtaacactttgtaataaccatcattaatagatggtaaattgatagttaattaatcTTTAGTTAATTGTCATTTAACTGTCAGCAAACAgccattttactgttaacaaacaatgaaattataattaataatgtttactaattattagtagtgctgttaattaacagtttattgttacacacattatatcccTCCTATACTATATTAGGTATCAGGTAATGATTAAAACCTTTAAGaaaccatttttaaaatatCTATAAACATTACATAGATATATGGACCAGGTATTCCTAACACTTTAAGGGTTACTAGTTGGTTGGTAAACAGTCTATAAACAGTGTctggatggttattataaagttgcaacagGTGACTATAATACCTTGTTAAAtagttaataaatactttgtaaacCATCTACAACCATTATCTGGATGGCTATTGTAAAGTTGCgactgatgttttatttatttattaaaccaAAAACTGTCAcacagaggctggaaaaacaCAGGGAAAAAAACTCACAGGGAAAACTTACAGGAACAAAAGAACGCGGGGAATAATCCAAAACCAAGGCACCAGGCTAAGACACGCTGAGAGGGCACAAACAGACAgggaggaaacacaaacacacacaaaacgatctgacacgagacaaaggg from Sander lucioperca isolate FBNREF2018 chromosome 3, SLUC_FBN_1.2, whole genome shotgun sequence harbors:
- the LOC116062656 gene encoding protein NLRC3-like, translating into MTTGVAGIGNTVLTQKFTLDWAEDKANQDIQFTFPFTFRELNVLKEEKYSLVELVHLFFSETKEAGIGRFEEFPVVLIFDGLDEFRPPLDFLNTKILTGVTESTSVNVLLTNLIRGKLLRSARLWITTTCRSQSDSS